A window of Gossypium hirsutum isolate 1008001.06 chromosome D13, Gossypium_hirsutum_v2.1, whole genome shotgun sequence genomic DNA:
GATTTTGGGCTATCTTTTATATTCAATGTTTTCTTTCGTAGATCTATTACATTTTGTGCTTCTGTTGAAATTTTCTCTAATGCATTCAGCTCATTGAGTTGACTACTTGATGCAGTCTTCGGTATCATTTACTGCATCCGGACTACCTATACTACCGTATAAGGGAACTACAAAAGAACTTCAAGCTTCGTGTTGTGTTATGCCATGTTGATGTGGTAACCTTCCTTCATTTTGAGGATATTCTTATATGCCTTGTTTATGGTTTCCTATAATTCAAGATTTCAAACAATGATTAGGTGCATTCTGGACATTATAAATATGGCATTTTGGTCCTGTCTTGCTTTGTGTGATAAATGAACATCTACACATTGTTACTTGCTTGTTCGCATCTCATGCCAACAAGTAAAAAAGTGAAACCTGGTTGCTCATTGTTTAGAGCTCTCTTTACACAGGAGGATGTTGTTAAGCCTTTGCTTGAAGTTACTAAAACAGCTCTGCTTCATGATTGCACTCTATTATGTGGTTGGAGGTATGATTAAGAATTATGGATGCATTGTAGAGTAAATGCAAAATATTCTTTTATGAATCTGTGAATGTTTCCATTTGCTACAGTAGTATTCTCTAATCATTTAAAGTTCTAACCTAGTTAGGTCTTATCTATTTTGTgaattttatgttaaaagataaGTTGTGCGATTTATAAACCGTTTTCTTGATAAATTTTCTTGCTATTATTTGGTGTAGCTTAGAGGAATGTGGTCGCTACTTGGAGACCATAAAAGTATATGAAAACAAGCCTGCTGACCTCATTCAAGGCCAAATGGATACAGACTACTTATCAAGGGTATCAATTTTCCTTCTTTTGAAGCTTCAGTGTATGAATAAATATACTCACTATGTCATGCCAGACCATTATAgttttttattaactaatttgcaaaacccaaatttaatgtgcaatcATTTATTTCCATTGTATTTGATACAATTGATCTGAAACTAGTTTTCTTGTAATTGTAGCTAAATCATGCTCTTACAACTGTTCGGCGTGTTAACAAGACTGATGTGGTCACTCTTGGTTCTACTTTTGGGGTGCGTATGCTGTTTTACGTCTAAAATGCAGTGTTTTATTTGTTGATTTATGTGACCTGGTTATCATGTTTTTGCAGTCTCTGCCCAGTATCATGGATGCATCCATGGAAGATCTTGCTCGATGTCCTGGAATAGGAGAACGGAAGGTAATATATATGTCTGTGtgtatacatatgtatgtatatggACGAGCCATCGTATACCTGTTGATCCAAGTTATTGACTACAAGACTATACAGTCTCTAGTTTCAGCTTAACATAccctttttttattgttttcatgATCTTAATGAATCAGGTAAAACGTTTGCACGATACTTTTCATGAACCCTTCAAGCGCATAGTTTCCAGTAACCCTTCTGTTCCGGAAACTCCTGTATGCAAAGATGCTGAACCAAGCTCAGCAAGTGAAATCATAGAAGCAGACAAGGATACTGAAGATACGAGCAAACgtaggaagaaagaaaatgaaattaacaTTAAATCGGCTCTAACTGCTGCATTTGCCAAGTATGctggtaaaaatagtaaaatgaaCAATAAATCCGAGGGTAATAAGGGAGGAGGAACCCTTGCTGCTGCAGTACCAGAACCAGCAACTAAAAATTCTGGGGAAGGGGTCGAAACATGAGCTCCGTTTGCTACTTCAATCTATCTCCAACGGGTAAGCATTGACCGACGCAAATACTCAATGATACGTTGCGCTTATGCTTAGGCATTGAATTTTTGGTGATCTCTTACATAGGTTCGAAATTCATTACTTTCTAGCATGTATTTTTATTTGGAACAGAATCTGTCAATATTTGTCTCAAGTAATACAAGGATTTTAGATAGTTGCAGAATGAAGTGATCATTTCCCTGGTATTTAAAGTTTAAGTTGCACAATTTCATGCTTCATCTCTTTCAGCAATCATAATTCTTATAGTTGGTATGTTTGAAAGGATCTAATTATGGAACTTCATTATGGAACTTCAAGCGTAACTCTTATAGAATAGTTCAAAATTATGCTGAATTCTCTGAAATTTCAGTATCGTGATTGTTCATCAGGTTTGGGTTGAAATGGACAACTACACAAGACTTTCGGGGTTTCTCTACTTGCCTCGTAGCATCTGATGTAACATAGCCAATATTCTCTTTTACCAAGCTGACAGTCTCAAGTTGTTTAAGGAAACCAAGAAATTTGTGCCGAGACTCGCTCTCAATTTTCGAGGTATTGTTCATTAGTTACACGACATCGGACAAATTGTCCTAGTTGAAAATTATGGGTTTTATCATTTATGTGGAGCCAACAAGGCATTGGTGAACCTGGTAATAGGCTGTACCTTTTTTAGCCCTACTCGGATTTTGTTATCTTGTAATAATATTGAAGCTAGGTTCTGAAGTCTGCATTATTTCATTGCAAAATTTTGGTACTCTTTGAATACTACAAATTCTCCTTTCATATTTATTGGCATCTTACGAAATTATACAAAGAAATGTTTTACGTGAAAAATGAAAGGCATTGAACTCGAGTTCATCCATGCCCAATACCAGGGCTCGATCCGCAAGTTCGTCTGTGAGGTAGTGTAGTGTGTGCGCGTGGGTGGGTAAGTGAGTTTTTACtttgtgtatatataaaaaagaaaaacattactATTTTCTAATCTCCAAGACTAACTTATGGTTTCTAAAAAGAGAATAATATTGTCTTCATTAATCATTTTACAACGAATTTATACAATAATATGAATGTAAAGAAGCTTATTTTTGGCTAAGGGAAAATCAACTTATATTCCAGATATGAGTACATCACTTCCCGATTGGAGTCGGAAGCTTATTTTTTCTCGAAGTACCAATGGCCGACACTTTCAAAAAAGAGTACAAGGATACGAACTTCTaagcatattaaaaaaaaaaaatacccaTGTACGATATATGCTTGTATTTAACATTTACTTTACCCTTGAATCCGGATAATATGGATTGATTAGGCTGTTTTGTCATTCTGACAATGTAGATTCTTTTCCTATTTTATGCAAcaagaagaaaagggaaaggaataTGTGGCTCTGCAATTCTCAAAGGTATTAATAATTCTTGTGACTGGAGCTTTGTCAAAGAAACCTAGTGGAAGCAGAAGAGTTAAAATTTTTAGCTAAAGGGATCAGTGACTGCACAACGTCCACCATTAGAGGTCGGTAATCAGCTTCTGGTTGCACACACATAGCAGCAATGGCAGCCACCTGTGGAAATATTATAAGTTTCGTCAGCAGCTTGGTGAAGGCATTCATTTGATGGTATAttgatttaaaacattaataaatatcATAGAAGCAAACTTTACCTGAATTAGATCCTTCTTTGAATACTGTCCTTGTATAGCTGGATCAACCATTTCGTCTATTTTCTCTCTGTTTGTTAGCCTTGGAAGTGCCTGTTAAATTGTCAACAATATCTAAGCTATTCATGGCATTGAAATTAGAgacttattttaatttcaaaaagttgatcATGTTCTAGTTGTCTTTTAAACCTTGCAGGTGCAAGTTTAAATTGTAAAAAGCTATACATATCCGACATTTGTGTCCAATACATATGAGAGATTCCGTATCTAACACTAACCCATGAAACAAGGACATGTTCTCCAGGAGGCCTCTTGATGTCAACCGGTACGCGGCCTGTTAAAAGCTGTAAAAGCACCACGCCATAGCTGTAGACATCTGATTTTGTGGTAAGTTTGCCTTTGGAAGCGTATCTGTAGTGCCAAAATTGATGGAATGAAAATTCAAGACCAAGTTGTGCACAAAATATTTGCATATTCATTCTGATAATGAAACAGATGCATGATGGAGCACTCACTCGGGAGCTAGATATCCGGTGGTTCCCAACACGCGTGTCAAAATCTGACCATTGATCTTGTCTGAGCCCATTTTGGCCAATCCAAAATTGGAGACCTTGGCTCGGAGGTTTTCATCGAGTAATATATTGCTGCACTTAAAGTCACGGTGGATAACAGTAGGGGAGGCATGTTCATGGAGGAACTCAAGGCCTCTAGCACAATCCAGTGCTATGATCAACCGGTTTCCCCAATCCAATGGCCTATGTTGATTGCTGGGATGATGAAGATGCTGTTGAAGAATACCATTGGGCATGAATTCATATATTAGTATTCTATGGTGCTGGTCAGCACAGTAGCCTAATAGCTTCAATAAGTAAGGACAGCTCAAGCGGCTTAGTAGATCCACCTGCAGCATAAAATGCAGTAATTTGAGCGAGCTCGATCGAGTTTCATTTTTAAAGTTTGAGCTCGACCAGAGATAAAAATCAGAAGAACACAAGTGGGAGACAAATTAATTCACCTCCATCCTAAAACCACGCTCCCCTTGCTTTCCATCTCTGTGAAGCCTCTTAATGGCTGCCATGGTTCCATCTGCAAGAACTCCTTTATACATTACACCCAACCCTCCATTGCTGATCACGTTTGCCTCACTGAACTTATCAGTTGCTAGCTCCAACTCTTTGTAAGTAAAAACTTGGACCCCACCATATCTACTTGGAGGTGTACGGATGCTTCCTCCATATAGACACCTTGCCTTCACATCTGCTCCATTTTCAGTTGAAATCAACGAACAATGATCAATCTTAGTAATTAAATAAGCTTGGAAAATGGACACTTACCAGGACTACAATTCAAGCTTACAGTAGTATGAGCAATGAACCTGCTACTGGTACTATTGTTAATGCTACCACTTCCATTGCAACTGTCATCATGTTTTCTGACAGATTTAAGTCTACGAAACATTACTATAAGCAGAAAGATTGCGAAAACAACGAGAATCGAGATGATTGACGCGATGATTATGACAAAGGAGTTGAAGGAAAGGTTGGGGTTATGTTGAGGCATGGAATGGAAATGATGATGAGTATGGTTTTTTGGTGTTGACATTGCAGGCGATGTTGCAGTAGCACTAGTTATGCTATCTTCCATTAAAACAGAAGCAATATAagaaaaatgagttttaaaaagGAAAGTGTTGGgagaaaaataatatgaaaacataaatataccaaaatgtATATAATCAATCATGACTACGAATTATCAGATCATCTGTATGGCCAAAAACAGCTCTTTCTCTGTCTGTCTCTCCCCCGTGATAAAACAAGAGTGCCTTACGTACTTCATTCGTCCATTCTATTGTAATCTTCTAAGGAATTGTCATTGTCTTTGTATCAGTCACTGTCTTATATCCAAATCGTGTGCAAATGATTTCATAAACTCCACTCCATCCATGTTAACTTTTGGTGTTAAAAACCATGGCTATGTACAAGCCGTAAAAAGCTCAGTTGGACCTGACCTATGGTGGAATTTGTCAGACCCACCAATCAAATTGTAGCTTTGAGCCATGTGTAGGAAATTTAACTGAGCTTTCTTTTACAAAGACAATGCTTACCTTCAAGTTTCTTACCAGGAATCTGAAATGGAAGTATTTGGGTTTGTTTTGTCATAGGAGTTTACTTTTTGTTTTCATAGGGAAGTGTAGAAGCAAAAATGGAACAAAATACAAAGTTCCCAGATTGTCACACGCTCACATGTGACATTAAAGTTTACTAAACGATCACTGCCTAATTCAATCACGAGACTTCTTTAGGTTCCACAATTTAATAATCAAATGTCACTATCTCAATTCCATTCAGCATAACTCAATGATTGGACTAGCGTAAACTACAtcgttttagtcatttaatttaaaacacattacGTTATTATCAcggaattattcaaaagttttcatttaagttatcgagttgttaaaatttatgttatatgCTTTTCTTTATTCGCACTGTTTGTATAAATCGAAAGCACTATTTCTTATTCTCTTCtacagtttagtttttttttcatgaaacaactttagtTTTCTCCGATCTCCAAAATTGACCGCCAAATTGACTTCGATCTAatatatgttcttctactcgttgATGGATATTGATCCACCATAATGATCGTCGAATCATCGCTTGAAGCTCACCTGtgtaactttattttaaaaaaacacttaacgacctagtgacttaaataaaaactttcgaatagttcaatgatcaaattgtaaccaaaaaaaaaatatccataatttagtgactaataatgtaatttattgacattaaattttttttcgaatatTAAAATTCgattatttcctttttaaaaatgattaccATTCACCAGATAATCCTACTTGGTTGACTTTCATGCCAATTTTTATTTGGCAAGTTGTTGTTACGAGGTCCCAATTTCCATCATTATCCGGATAATGACTGTAAAATATCCCTTAagcaaagaagaagagaagactCATTACATAATTATAACCCACTTAGAATTGATCAATTTCCATAATTATTGTCGCAAAAGGACAaagcagcaaaaaaaaaatttaaatcccgAAATCAGCGGGTCAAgtgtgaaataaatattattgaaataatccGAGTCAGTTGATTAAAGTCATTGAAGACGGGCAATTAGCTGTTTCTATTTTAGTtttggttaaaagaaataaagagttGTTAAAATATGAAAGACAGTGAATTTTAAGTATATTTTCAGGAAGGATAATCGAATTATTGATGGGCTTGTTAAATTGATCACTGATAATAAGAAAAATGTATAGATTTTCGATGAGGCTCTTAgtgaattattaataaatttatgtttggATAAAATGAGTAGTCTATTTATTTATAGTAGTTTGatgtaataattttgattttatttttcaccaaaaaataataatttgcaaCATTAATTGTGTTGTAGAATAGTCGTGCATTCAATCTGCTTCGATTCATATGTAAACTTGTAACCCTAAGTCAATATGGCCATTATTAAGAAGAATCATCTAACATGTTGGGAATTTAAtctctaaaatattaaattttaaactcaaaattcatatattaaatttaatatttatcccttAATATTATAATACATGCCTATATCTATTAGTACTATTATATTGTTGTAAGtgattttagggtaaattacttAGTTGGTCACCCAATTTTTAATGTGTTCTCATTTTAATCACTAA
This region includes:
- the LOC107889799 gene encoding DNA excision repair protein ERCC-1: MVFHFILNQNSAGERGGRRRERRKKMEKDEENQNKKKTQIVIGIPSYKEVIESSQTKSTPPSLFTPSQSFSQAFNFIKSSEFYSPPPPPPPAPSSPLSTPRPTGEANVPSSSAASTSASPAASSSSSQSRNAILVSHRQKGNPLLKHIRNVRWAFADVACDYLLGQNTCALYLSLRYHLLHPDYLYYRIRELQKNFKLRVVLCHVDVEDVVKPLLEVTKTALLHDCTLLCGWSLEECGRYLETIKVYENKPADLIQGQMDTDYLSRLNHALTTVRRVNKTDVVTLGSTFGSLPSIMDASMEDLARCPGIGERKVKRLHDTFHEPFKRIVSSNPSVPETPVCKDAEPSSASEIIEADKDTEDTSKRRKKENEINIKSALTAAFAKYAGKNSKMNNKSEGNKGGGTLAAAVPEPATKNSGEGVET
- the LOC107888307 gene encoding probable serine/threonine-protein kinase PBL7; its protein translation is MIDYIHFGIFMFSYYFSPNTFLFKTHFSYIASVLMEDSITSATATSPAMSTPKNHTHHHFHSMPQHNPNLSFNSFVIIIASIISILVVFAIFLLIVMFRRLKSVRKHDDSCNGSGSINNSTSSRFIAHTTVSLNCSPDVKARCLYGGSIRTPPSRYGGVQVFTYKELELATDKFSEANVISNGGLGVMYKGVLADGTMAAIKRLHRDGKQGERGFRMEVDLLSRLSCPYLLKLLGYCADQHHRILIYEFMPNGILQQHLHHPSNQHRPLDWGNRLIIALDCARGLEFLHEHASPTVIHRDFKCSNILLDENLRAKVSNFGLAKMGSDKINGQILTRVLGTTGYLAPEYASKGKLTTKSDVYSYGVVLLQLLTGRVPVDIKRPPGEHVLVSWALPRLTNREKIDEMVDPAIQGQYSKKDLIQVAAIAAMCVQPEADYRPLMVDVVQSLIPLAKNFNSSASTRFL